A genomic stretch from Chroococcidiopsis sp. SAG 2025 includes:
- a CDS encoding IS1 family transposase gives MCEKPSERVCPTCSSEQVIRNGSVHNGKPKYQCKSCGRQFVINPTNSPVSEETKHLIDRLLLERISLRGIARVTQVSWSWLQDYVNQKLARTPRQVKVSENPRSKLIVECDEMWSFVDSKKNEVYIWLAIDRNTRQVVGCFIGDRTRKSARKFWESLPAIYQHNAIAYTDFWQAYKTVILPNNHRAVGKETGLTNHVERLNNTFRQRVSRLVRESLSFSKKLNNHIGAIWYFIHGYNAELD, from the coding sequence ATATGTGAAAAACCTTCAGAACGGGTCTGTCCTACCTGTAGCTCTGAGCAGGTGATTAGAAATGGTTCAGTTCATAATGGCAAGCCAAAATATCAGTGTAAAAGCTGTGGTCGCCAATTTGTTATCAATCCTACTAACTCACCTGTTTCAGAGGAAACCAAGCATCTGATCGATCGGCTCCTACTTGAGAGAATATCATTGCGAGGAATTGCCAGGGTGACTCAAGTAAGTTGGTCTTGGCTACAAGATTATGTGAATCAAAAGCTAGCTAGAACTCCGCGTCAGGTCAAGGTTTCAGAAAACCCGCGCAGTAAATTGATTGTTGAATGTGACGAGATGTGGTCATTTGTTGATAGTAAGAAAAATGAGGTTTATATCTGGCTAGCAATCGATAGAAATACTCGGCAAGTAGTTGGTTGTTTTATAGGCGATAGAACTCGTAAATCCGCTCGTAAATTTTGGGAATCATTACCAGCAATTTATCAACATAACGCTATAGCTTATACTGACTTTTGGCAAGCTTACAAAACAGTTATTCTCCCAAATAATCATCGGGCAGTTGGCAAAGAAACTGGTCTAACTAATCATGTTGAGCGCTTAAATAATACCTTCAGACAGCGAGTGTCTCGACTGGTGAGAGAAAGCCTCTCCTTCTCCAAAAAACTCAACAATCACATTGGAGCGATTTGGTACTTCATTCATGGCTACAACGCAGAGCTAGACTGA
- a CDS encoding DUF5710 domain-containing protein: MPNMYLDVRYSQKDVVKRLGARWDAVAKKWYVPKGIALAPFVDWLPAPAITDDSEPKLTIELVPQTCWYSNVRSHVSKDNWRKIGKQIFQRASYRCEVCGGRGNKHPVECHEIWDYDDKSCTQTLVGLTALCPACHECKHMGFANTQGRGEIAIAHLTQVNNWSLEQARSYIDRCFQVWAERSRFEWKLNLNYLRQFDIYL; encoded by the coding sequence ATGCCAAACATGTATTTAGACGTTCGTTACTCCCAAAAAGATGTTGTGAAACGGCTAGGAGCTAGATGGGATGCAGTAGCAAAAAAATGGTATGTTCCAAAAGGGATCGCTCTAGCTCCGTTCGTGGACTGGTTGCCTGCGCCTGCAATAACAGACGATAGCGAGCCAAAACTGACGATTGAGTTAGTGCCGCAAACTTGCTGGTATTCCAACGTTCGTTCTCACGTCTCTAAAGACAATTGGAGAAAAATCGGAAAGCAAATTTTTCAACGGGCTAGCTACCGCTGTGAAGTCTGCGGTGGACGCGGTAACAAGCACCCAGTCGAGTGTCACGAAATTTGGGATTACGACGACAAAAGCTGCACTCAAACGCTAGTCGGACTGACGGCTCTGTGTCCCGCTTGTCACGAGTGCAAACACATGGGATTTGCCAACACGCAGGGGAGAGGCGAGATTGCGATCGCTCATCTTACTCAAGTCAATAATTGGTCGTTGGAGCAGGCTAGAAGTTATATCGATCGATGTTTTCAGGTTTGGGCAGAGCGCAGTCGATTCGAGTGGAAATTGAATTTGAATTATTTGAGGCAATTTGACATTTATTTATAG
- a CDS encoding CHAT domain-containing tetratricopeptide repeat protein — protein MTEENEISVLLLEEALKAIQKIQDEYWQREVLAKLVPYLPEPLLKEVLNIGKYDYDSRVLAAVSLKLAETGQLEAALNLVRNIKDEYSRHSRVLAAVSLKLAETGQLEAALNLVRNIKDEYSHSQVLAAVFLKLAETGQLEAALNLVRNIKDEYSRSQVLAAVSLKLAETGQLGAALNLARNIKDEYSRSQVLAAVSLKLAETGQLEAALNLVRNIKDEYIRLDTLADIVPKLAKIGQLEAALNLAVNVSEYNVSQVLVVIAPKLAEMGQLEIALNLARNLENEYDSKALTAIVSKLVEMGQLEAALNLARNLEKYDSRLLSAIVSKLIEMGQLEAALNLARNLEKYDSWLLSAIVPKLTEIEQPEVALNLARNIKDEYSRSTVLAAIASKLAEMGQLQKALYLVQNIENKNEQSEALAKLVFLLPIPRPLLKEALLVWNSKNKRSQFKVQAALVNKLAELGYLEEALAIAYIHSGYWKQVEVLAELVPRFIELPPNIRNHLWQAILRELKVANTSEADSLFQDLCTLLQVLAALGGIVAIAEAFSVVALKLRQAEPKLFKQGGSSCSNLAPDDWFKQKRPTQLKETVPQLSRLIRYPNLECPKYTVINQKFSLFVQLLIKPPDQKAKAVEVQDTGVLKQLPEVEIVLRGQGFYIVGSNTKILLVERDDDSEERFLLIPSCLGEQELRVDFYQHGRRLSTIRDTLIVRETLEEEILSQKSPVTSIELKTKPVISPPDLELCVELDRHDNRTLYFTLHSSYSKVGYHHTKLGQVTLQGSPLEKMQAAYQELSQLARPMKQTEQALAERRLAALGNRLWDELIPDQLKQEYWRFKSQIKTVLVTSDEPWIPWEAIKPYRFSDDGEREEDSFWCQQFAISRWLSGPGTADELLIGAVRPIAPAQSNLAAVQEEVTFIKQLNMLHPAITTLEPCSNSLEVLDWLETGNFSISHFACHGTFDATLPNNSAIILSGVALRPSDLRARYGGRRTRPLIFINACHAARVEFSFTGLGGWAERLVKDAHVGAFVGAMWEVNDGLALRFTQCFYTVLLQENQNVAEAFRIAREEIRQLAPYSSSWLAYALYADPEGRFKD, from the coding sequence ATGACAGAAGAAAATGAAATATCAGTTTTGTTACTAGAAGAGGCACTAAAAGCAATACAAAAGATTCAGGATGAGTATTGGCAGAGAGAAGTATTGGCGAAACTAGTACCTTACTTGCCAGAACCACTGCTTAAGGAAGTGCTAAATATTGGTAAGTATGACTATGACTCACGGGTGCTAGCAGCAGTATCCCTCAAGCTAGCAGAAACCGGACAACTAGAAGCAGCACTAAATCTGGTGCGAAATATCAAGGACGAGTATAGCCGCCACTCACGGGTGCTAGCAGCAGTATCCCTCAAGCTAGCAGAAACCGGACAACTAGAAGCAGCACTAAATCTGGTGCGAAATATTAAGGACGAGTATAGCCACTCACAGGTGCTAGCAGCAGTATTCCTCAAGCTAGCAGAAACCGGACAACTAGAAGCAGCACTAAATCTGGTGCGAAATATTAAGGACGAGTATAGCCGCTCACAGGTGCTAGCAGCAGTATCCCTCAAGCTAGCAGAAACCGGACAACTAGGAGCAGCACTAAATCTGGCGAGAAATATTAAGGACGAGTATAGCCGCTCACAGGTGCTAGCAGCAGTATCCCTCAAGCTAGCAGAAACCGGACAACTAGAAGCAGCACTAAATCTGGTGCGAAATATTAAGGACGAGTATATACGCTTGGATACACTAGCAGACATAGTTCCCAAGCTAGCGAAAATCGGACAACTAGAAGCAGCGCTAAATCTGGCAGTAAATGTTAGCGAGTATAACGTCTCACAGGTACTAGTAGTAATAGCTCCTAAGCTAGCAGAAATGGGACAGCTAGAAATAGCACTAAATCTAGCGCGAAATCTTGAGAACGAGTATGACTCAAAGGCGCTAACAGCGATAGTTTCTAAGCTAGTAGAAATGGGACAGCTAGAAGCAGCACTAAATCTGGCACGAAATCTTGAGAAATATGACTCACGGCTACTATCAGCGATAGTTTCTAAGCTAATAGAAATGGGACAGCTAGAAGCAGCACTAAATCTGGCACGAAATCTTGAGAAATATGACTCATGGCTACTATCAGCGATAGTTCCTAAGCTAACGGAGATTGAGCAACCAGAGGTAGCGCTAAATTTGGCACGAAATATCAAGGACGAGTATAGCCGCTCAACGGTGCTAGCAGCAATAGCTTCTAAGCTAGCAGAAATGGGACAGCTACAGAAAGCGCTTTATTTAGTGCAAAACATTGAAAATAAAAATGAGCAATCAGAGGCATTAGCAAAATTAGTTTTTCTCTTACCAATACCAAGGCCACTGCTCAAGGAAGCACTTTTAGTATGGAATAGTAAAAATAAAAGATCGCAATTCAAGGTTCAGGCAGCACTGGTTAATAAGCTTGCTGAGTTAGGATACTTAGAGGAAGCACTGGCTATAGCCTATATTCATTCTGGTTATTGGAAACAAGTTGAGGTGCTAGCAGAGCTAGTTCCTCGATTTATAGAACTTCCGCCTAATATCCGTAACCATCTTTGGCAAGCAATACTCCGTGAACTTAAAGTAGCCAATACTTCTGAGGCTGACTCATTGTTCCAGGACTTATGCACGCTCTTACAAGTTCTAGCAGCATTAGGTGGGATTGTGGCAATTGCTGAAGCCTTCTCTGTAGTTGCACTCAAGCTGAGACAGGCTGAACCGAAGTTATTTAAACAAGGAGGAAGTTCTTGTTCAAACTTAGCCCCCGACGATTGGTTTAAACAAAAACGTCCAACCCAACTAAAAGAGACTGTTCCTCAATTATCACGATTAATTCGTTATCCCAATTTAGAATGTCCAAAGTATACTGTAATTAATCAAAAGTTCAGCCTGTTTGTCCAACTTTTAATAAAACCACCTGACCAGAAAGCCAAAGCAGTTGAAGTTCAGGACACAGGTGTGCTTAAGCAACTACCAGAGGTAGAAATAGTATTACGTGGTCAGGGGTTTTATATCGTGGGTAGCAATACTAAAATTCTACTTGTAGAGCGGGACGATGACTCAGAGGAAAGATTTCTACTCATTCCCAGTTGCTTGGGCGAGCAGGAGCTACGAGTAGACTTTTATCAACACGGGCGAAGACTCAGTACAATACGTGACACTCTAATAGTAAGGGAAACTTTGGAAGAGGAAATTTTATCTCAAAAGTCACCAGTCACGTCAATTGAGCTAAAGACTAAGCCCGTTATTTCTCCACCTGACTTAGAGTTATGTGTGGAATTGGATCGACATGATAACCGGACGCTGTATTTTACGCTGCACTCTTCCTATTCTAAAGTAGGTTATCATCACACAAAACTGGGGCAAGTAACGCTGCAAGGATCGCCCTTAGAAAAAATGCAAGCAGCGTATCAAGAACTGAGCCAGCTAGCACGTCCTATGAAGCAAACAGAGCAAGCCTTAGCAGAGCGACGGTTAGCAGCTTTAGGTAATAGATTGTGGGACGAACTGATCCCAGACCAGTTGAAGCAGGAGTATTGGCGTTTCAAATCCCAGATTAAAACTGTACTAGTTACTTCAGACGAGCCTTGGATACCTTGGGAAGCAATTAAACCCTATCGATTCAGTGATGATGGCGAACGAGAAGAAGATTCCTTTTGGTGTCAGCAGTTTGCTATTTCCCGTTGGCTATCAGGTCCAGGTACAGCTGACGAGCTACTTATCGGTGCGGTGCGACCAATTGCACCAGCTCAGAGCAACTTAGCAGCAGTACAGGAAGAAGTTACATTTATTAAACAGCTAAACATGTTGCATCCAGCGATCACTACTTTAGAGCCTTGCAGCAATAGCTTAGAAGTACTGGACTGGTTGGAAACGGGTAATTTTTCAATTTCACATTTTGCTTGCCACGGTACGTTTGATGCAACATTACCGAATAACTCGGCAATTATATTGTCAGGTGTTGCTCTACGTCCTTCAGATTTACGTGCTCGATATGGCGGCAGACGGACGAGACCGTTAATATTTATCAATGCCTGTCACGCAGCTAGAGTTGAATTCAGCTTTACGGGCTTAGGTGGATGGGCAGAGCGCTTAGTTAAGGATGCTCATGTAGGTGCTTTCGTAGGTGCAATGTGGGAGGTAAATGACGGGTTAGCTTTACGGTTTACTCAATGCTTTTACACAGTACTATTACAGGAAAACCAAAATGTTGCTGAAGCTTTTCGCATTGCGCGAGAAGAAATTCGTCAACTTGCACCTTATAGCTCAAGCTGGTTAGCATATGCACTTTATGCTGATCCTGAAGGGCGCTTCAAGGATTAA
- a CDS encoding IS110 family transposase, with protein MESTGVYWIALFQILETRGFEVKLVNAHHVKTLPGRKTDILDCQWLQQLHSYGLLSGSFRPEDQICVLRSYIRHRDSSIKSACVHIQRMQKTLTQMNVQLHKVVSDITGTTGMAIIRAIVAGERNPQILAAKRHHRTKRSQAEIAAALNGDYRSEHIFVLQQELQLYNAYQAQIAACDHQIQECLAQFSDKVNLDESPLPQPKHFRHKPQGNEPAFDLRTHLYRISGVDFTAIDGLGILTVQTIISEVGLDPTRFPTVKHFTSWLGLCPCNRITGGKVKSSQTRLVVNPAANAFRMAAQTAGKSNSALGAFYRRLRSRLGTPKAITATAHKLARIFYRLWTTGGNYQDLGMDYYEQRYQERVINHLQKKALALGFELTPQPQANTVS; from the coding sequence ATGGAATCAACCGGGGTGTATTGGATTGCTTTGTTTCAAATCTTGGAGACAAGAGGCTTTGAGGTTAAACTTGTCAACGCCCATCACGTCAAAACCTTACCTGGACGTAAAACTGATATTTTAGACTGTCAGTGGCTGCAACAGTTACATAGTTACGGATTGTTGTCTGGTTCTTTTCGCCCAGAAGACCAGATTTGCGTATTGCGGAGTTATATTCGCCACCGGGATAGTTCGATCAAAAGTGCTTGTGTTCACATTCAACGGATGCAAAAGACTTTAACCCAGATGAACGTGCAACTGCATAAAGTTGTCAGCGATATCACTGGTACTACTGGAATGGCAATTATTCGAGCGATTGTTGCTGGGGAACGAAACCCACAAATTTTGGCAGCTAAAAGACATCACCGTACTAAACGCTCCCAAGCAGAAATTGCTGCTGCTTTAAATGGTGATTATCGCAGTGAGCATATTTTTGTACTGCAACAGGAATTACAACTTTATAATGCCTATCAAGCTCAGATAGCTGCTTGTGACCATCAAATACAGGAGTGCTTGGCTCAATTTAGTGACAAAGTTAATCTCGATGAATCTCCGCTTCCGCAACCAAAGCATTTCCGTCACAAACCTCAAGGCAATGAACCTGCTTTTGATTTACGTACCCATCTCTACCGAATTAGTGGGGTGGATTTCACTGCCATTGATGGTCTTGGTATCCTGACGGTGCAAACCATTATTTCTGAGGTCGGTTTAGATCCTACCCGATTCCCAACTGTTAAACACTTTACTTCCTGGCTTGGTCTTTGCCCTTGTAATCGCATCACTGGTGGTAAAGTTAAAAGTTCTCAAACTCGCTTGGTGGTTAACCCTGCTGCCAATGCTTTTAGAATGGCAGCACAAACAGCTGGCAAGAGCAATTCTGCCTTGGGTGCTTTCTATCGTCGCTTACGTTCTCGACTTGGCACCCCCAAAGCTATCACTGCTACTGCTCATAAGCTGGCACGAATTTTTTACCGACTTTGGACAACTGGCGGTAACTATCAAGATCTTGGCATGGATTATTATGAGCAACGTTACCAAGAACGAGTTATCAATCACCTCCAGAAAAAGGCTCTAGCTTTAGGTTTTGAACTTACTCCTCAGCCCCAAGCAAATACTGTTTCTTAG
- a CDS encoding calcium-binding protein produces MTDVYGTASNETLTGTSDRDNLYGLSGDDLLFGLGEDDKLYGGDGADELRGGEGNDFLAGNGSKISANDRDRLFGDAGNDTLVGEGGSDFLSGGEGNDTLDGAGGRTGDLFGNVSRGSGETDILYGGAGADTFILAGGSGREGIGPYYSERGERDLAIVLGFNPNEDALVLSRTTSTPATELVEVEYTLGALPEGLPPGTGIYANTPGSLPDQIAALAGIDPATLDLSADYFQFI; encoded by the coding sequence ATGACTGATGTATATGGCACAGCTTCAAACGAGACTTTAACTGGGACGAGCGATCGCGACAACTTATACGGGTTGTCGGGTGACGATTTGCTGTTTGGCTTGGGAGAGGACGACAAGCTCTACGGCGGCGACGGCGCTGACGAACTGCGCGGCGGCGAGGGCAATGACTTCCTGGCAGGTAATGGTAGCAAGATTAGTGCCAACGATCGCGATCGCCTCTTCGGTGATGCTGGCAACGACACTTTAGTTGGCGAGGGAGGCAGTGACTTTTTGAGCGGTGGAGAGGGAAATGACACTCTCGATGGCGCTGGTGGCAGAACAGGCGATCTATTCGGTAACGTCAGTCGCGGCAGTGGTGAAACCGACATTCTCTATGGTGGAGCAGGAGCAGATACGTTTATCCTAGCTGGCGGGTCGGGGCGCGAGGGAATTGGTCCCTACTACAGCGAACGGGGCGAACGGGACTTGGCGATCGTGTTGGGGTTCAACCCAAATGAAGACGCGCTCGTGCTGAGTCGCACTACCTCAACACCTGCAACTGAGTTGGTCGAGGTGGAATATACTTTAGGCGCTCTACCGGAAGGCTTGCCACCAGGAACGGGGATCTACGCTAACACCCCAGGTTCCCTGCCAGATCAAATCGCTGCACTTGCTGGTATCGATCCTGCAACTTTAGATTTGAGTGCCGATTACTTCCAATTTATTTAA
- a CDS encoding IS630 family transposase — MPPPAKNFLTPSQVIQLQQALKESELPHVRERILIILLQNDGKPQHEIAKFLGCSPRTVAYWCMHGDPDNLESLHNKREYEHYRKATSEYIELLLKTVEQPPSELGYEFGRWTAERLATYLTEQTGIELSSSQVRRILKRKKYSYIWAKSDLGDKQDPKEREEFQERLRKYLAVARDYPDLLQVWFWDESGFSLRVIRRKNWGRKGQRQKVLGQRRRGRINVMGAIRESDRKRGCFFIEKGNADIFLEQLQQLNEFIKQEWANQGNCAEDFQSQGPRIILILDNASFHKRQDILSRVSQELPNFRLEFLPAYSPDYNIIELVWHSCKEYIAHRLFQSVDELKQLLERLLNQGELVIKWYRQIKNKGNNYYIAA, encoded by the coding sequence ATGCCACCACCAGCCAAGAACTTTTTAACGCCGTCACAAGTCATCCAGTTACAGCAAGCTCTAAAAGAGAGTGAACTACCACACGTTCGGGAAAGAATTTTAATTATTCTGCTACAAAACGATGGTAAACCACAACATGAGATTGCTAAATTTTTAGGTTGTTCACCGAGAACAGTAGCCTATTGGTGTATGCATGGAGACCCAGATAATTTAGAAAGCTTACATAATAAAAGAGAGTATGAACATTACCGAAAAGCTACTTCTGAGTATATCGAACTATTATTAAAAACCGTTGAACAACCACCATCAGAGTTAGGTTACGAATTTGGCAGATGGACAGCAGAAAGATTAGCCACATACTTAACAGAGCAAACTGGGATTGAGTTAAGTAGTTCTCAAGTTAGGAGAATATTAAAGCGAAAAAAGTATAGTTATATTTGGGCAAAATCTGATTTAGGAGACAAACAAGATCCAAAAGAAAGAGAAGAATTTCAAGAGAGACTTAGGAAATATTTAGCAGTAGCAAGAGATTATCCCGATCTATTACAGGTATGGTTCTGGGATGAGAGCGGTTTTAGTTTACGTGTGATTCGTCGAAAAAATTGGGGTAGGAAAGGACAGCGCCAGAAAGTTTTAGGGCAACGCCGTCGTGGTCGAATAAATGTAATGGGAGCAATTCGAGAATCAGATCGTAAACGAGGATGTTTCTTTATTGAAAAAGGGAATGCAGATATTTTTTTAGAACAACTGCAACAATTGAATGAATTCATTAAACAAGAGTGGGCAAATCAAGGAAATTGTGCTGAGGATTTTCAGTCCCAAGGACCTCGGATTATTTTAATTTTAGATAATGCTAGCTTTCATAAACGTCAGGATATTTTGAGTCGAGTATCTCAAGAGCTGCCGAACTTTCGGTTAGAGTTTTTACCAGCTTATAGCCCTGACTACAACATTATTGAATTAGTTTGGCATTCATGTAAGGAATACATTGCTCACCGTCTATTTCAATCAGTGGATGAATTGAAGCAGCTACTAGAGAGGTTGCTAAACCAAGGCGAGTTAGTGATTAAATGGTATCGCCAGATCAAGAATAAAGGGAATAACTATTATATTGCAGCTTAA